A genome region from bacterium SCSIO 12844 includes the following:
- the serS gene encoding serine--tRNA ligase — MLDIKQLRNHTDGLAKKLTERGYQLDVNLFNDLENQRKELQSKTQHLQAERNAKSKEIGKIKAQGGDINGIKNEVETINEQLKSAEINLDTLQDKIKSLLLEMPNVAHESVPIGKDEDDNEEIRRWGEPRTFDFEVKDHVDIAENLSGADFKAAAKLTGSRFVVLKGEIARLQRALTQFMINLHVNNHNYTEVYVPFMVNNDSLLGTGQLPKFSEDLFEIEGHFPYHLIPTAEVPVTNLVRDEILQETDLPLQFVAHTPCFRSEAGSYGKDTRGMIRQHQFEKVELIHITTPDDGLKALERLTTHAETILQQLELPYRVLTLCTGDMGFSASKTYDLEVWIPSQNTYREISSCSWCADFQARRMQARFRSKDSKKPELVHTLNGSGLAVGRTLVAVLENYQQEDGSIEIPKVLQPYMNGETIIK; from the coding sequence ATGTTGGATATTAAACAGTTACGAAATCACACCGATGGTCTTGCAAAAAAATTAACAGAGCGAGGTTATCAATTAGACGTTAATTTATTTAATGATTTAGAAAATCAACGTAAAGAATTACAAAGCAAAACACAGCATTTACAAGCAGAGAGAAATGCTAAATCAAAAGAGATTGGAAAAATTAAAGCACAAGGTGGTGATATTAATGGCATAAAAAACGAAGTTGAAACTATAAACGAACAGTTAAAATCAGCAGAAATTAATCTTGATACTTTACAAGATAAAATCAAATCATTATTACTTGAAATGCCAAATGTTGCACATGAGAGTGTGCCTATCGGTAAAGATGAAGATGATAATGAGGAAATAAGACGCTGGGGAGAACCTCGAACGTTTGACTTTGAAGTTAAAGATCATGTTGATATCGCTGAAAATTTATCAGGCGCTGACTTTAAAGCTGCAGCAAAATTAACTGGCAGTCGATTTGTTGTTTTAAAAGGTGAAATTGCCAGATTACAACGCGCATTAACTCAGTTTATGATTAATTTGCATGTTAATAATCATAATTATACAGAAGTCTATGTACCGTTTATGGTTAATAATGATAGTTTATTAGGCACTGGGCAACTGCCTAAATTCTCTGAAGATTTATTCGAAATTGAAGGCCACTTCCCTTATCATTTAATACCAACAGCAGAAGTACCTGTTACAAACCTTGTACGTGATGAAATTCTTCAAGAAACTGACCTACCATTACAATTTGTTGCACATACACCCTGCTTTCGAAGTGAAGCAGGCTCTTATGGTAAAGATACACGTGGTATGATTCGTCAGCACCAATTTGAAAAAGTTGAGTTAATTCATATCACAACACCTGATGATGGCTTAAAGGCATTAGAGCGTTTAACAACACATGCTGAAACAATTTTACAACAGCTTGAATTACCTTATCGAGTTTTAACCTTATGTACTGGAGATATGGGTTTTTCAGCCTCTAAAACATATGATTTAGAAGTCTGGATTCCATCACAGAATACTTATCGTGAGATTTCATCTTGTAGTTGGTGTGCTGACTTTCAAGCCAGACGTATGCAAGCACGTTTTAGATCTAAAGACAGTAAAAAGCCTGAGTTAGTTCACACATTAAACGGCTCAGGTCTAGCAGTAGGACGTACTTTAGTCGCTGTATTAGAAAACTACCAGCAAGAAGATGGTTCAATTGAAATTCCTAAAGTATTACAACCTTATATGAACGGTGAGACTATTATTAAATAA
- a CDS encoding helix-turn-helix transcriptional regulator, whose amino-acid sequence MPIKNKTVYAILGVLRNETLSGYEIHKRILTSMKVYWNEGYNSTYPCLKKMTDEGLVTLVEGHSNKSNTKYYQLTKSGIKHHRQWLNTLESSELTRNENLLKIFFSSQSDTEQCRRLVEYEKLKVDKLLMNRNSHMLNNNNELSSKDLINLYDQFILDAKQQWCNLILEKLY is encoded by the coding sequence ATGCCAATAAAAAATAAGACAGTTTATGCGATACTAGGTGTTTTACGTAATGAAACATTAAGTGGATATGAAATTCATAAAAGAATACTAACCTCAATGAAAGTATATTGGAATGAAGGCTATAATTCGACCTATCCATGCTTGAAAAAAATGACAGATGAGGGTCTTGTTACATTAGTAGAAGGTCATTCAAATAAGTCAAATACCAAATATTATCAATTAACTAAAAGTGGTATTAAACATCATAGACAATGGCTTAATACCTTAGAGTCTAGTGAGTTAACTAGAAATGAAAATTTACTTAAAATATTTTTTAGTAGTCAGTCTGATACTGAGCAATGTAGAAGATTAGTTGAGTATGAAAAGCTTAAAGTTGATAAATTATTAATGAATCGAAACTCACATATGCTTAATAATAATAATGAGTTAAGTTCAAAAGACCTTATTAATTTATATGATCAATTTATCTTAGATGCTAAACAACAATGGTGTAATTTAATATTAGAAAAACTATATTAA
- a CDS encoding transposase, whose translation MNNQFKKHLSIPGLLHTLRNSFAKATDRKSSSIYSLVDCLMCGMAVFGMKYPSLLKFDKDMRSEGSLVKNNISSLYKVEKVPCDTYLRERLDEIDYLQLRQSFNALLSNLQRGKVLEQYCFYNDYYLISSDGTGMFSSHEVHCDNCCVKHHRNGTKTYYHQMLCASIVHPDIKQVIPLAPEPIIKSDGTKKNDCERNAAKRLIKRLRQEHPHLAMIFVEDALYANGPHIDDLNKHNIHYILGVKPSDHTWLFDWVKASKSEFLSMSLEGVKHEFEWVNQAELNETRSDIKVNFLSYKQTNKKGKVQHFTWVTDLDLNSNNVFKIMTGARARWKIENETFNTLKNQGYNFEHNFGHGANNLCTVFGFLMLLAFLVDQIQELCCPLFKSALKKLETRSRLWDRIRSAFFIAQINSWEALYLHLSGKVKAQLIIDTG comes from the coding sequence ATGAACAATCAATTTAAAAAACATCTATCTATACCAGGTTTATTACACACATTAAGAAATAGCTTTGCAAAAGCTACTGATAGGAAGTCATCCAGCATTTACTCACTTGTTGATTGTTTGATGTGTGGCATGGCAGTATTTGGAATGAAGTATCCTTCATTACTTAAATTTGATAAAGATATGCGATCAGAGGGCAGTTTGGTTAAAAATAATATTAGCTCATTATATAAAGTTGAAAAAGTGCCATGTGATACATATTTACGTGAACGTTTAGATGAAATTGATTATCTTCAATTACGTCAGTCATTTAATGCATTACTAAGCAATCTACAAAGAGGTAAAGTTCTAGAGCAATATTGTTTTTATAATGATTATTATTTGATTTCCAGTGACGGCACAGGGATGTTTTCATCACATGAAGTGCATTGTGATAATTGCTGTGTAAAACATCACCGTAATGGAACAAAAACTTATTATCATCAAATGTTGTGTGCTTCGATTGTACATCCTGATATAAAGCAAGTGATTCCATTAGCGCCTGAGCCAATTATTAAAAGTGATGGAACAAAGAAAAATGATTGTGAGCGAAATGCAGCCAAACGTTTAATTAAACGTCTTCGCCAAGAACACCCGCACTTAGCAATGATTTTTGTTGAAGATGCCTTATATGCCAATGGCCCTCATATTGATGACCTAAACAAACATAATATTCATTATATTCTAGGAGTAAAACCAAGTGATCATACCTGGCTTTTTGACTGGGTTAAAGCAAGTAAATCCGAGTTTTTGTCGATGTCACTAGAGGGTGTTAAACATGAATTTGAGTGGGTTAATCAAGCTGAATTAAATGAAACTAGAAGTGATATTAAGGTTAACTTTTTGTCTTATAAACAGACAAATAAAAAAGGTAAAGTACAGCATTTTACTTGGGTGACAGACCTTGATCTTAATTCAAACAATGTATTTAAAATAATGACAGGAGCACGTGCACGCTGGAAAATTGAAAATGAGACATTTAATACATTAAAAAATCAAGGGTATAATTTTGAACACAATTTTGGTCATGGAGCAAACAACTTATGTACAGTATTTGGCTTTTTGATGCTATTGGCATTTTTGGTAGATCAAATTCAAGAACTATGCTGTCCATTATTTAAGTCGGCATTAAAAAAATTAGAGACAAGAAGTCGTTTATGGGACAGAATAAGAAGTGCTTTTTTTATAGCACAGATTAATAGTTGGGAAGCGCTATATTTACACCTATCAGGAAAAGTTAAAGCCCAATTGATCATCGACACTGGTTAA
- a CDS encoding phenylalanine 4-monooxygenase, which yields MKEDKKYKSKKPDNQGFVQYTDDEHSVWNTLIERQIDIVANRACDEYLKGLDIINFPKLHIPQIPELNKILKANGGWEVAPVAALINFDKFFKLLSEKKFPCATFIRTPEELEYLQEPDIFHELFGHCPMLTDQTYADVIQNYGKLGVGAPAYVQKMLARFYWFTAEFGLIQTKKGLRSYGGGILSSIGETLYAVDDPAPKRVAFDALEILRTPYRIDIMQPIYYVIESYEQLYAIMNEKILDLIEQARELGDHSPLYPPVIADAHTKPTSMPVC from the coding sequence ATGAAAGAAGATAAAAAATATAAGTCAAAAAAACCGGATAATCAGGGATTTGTGCAATATACAGATGATGAACATAGTGTATGGAATACACTAATTGAACGTCAAATTGATATTGTTGCAAATAGGGCATGTGATGAATATTTAAAAGGTTTAGATATTATTAATTTTCCAAAATTACATATTCCACAGATTCCGGAGTTAAATAAGATATTAAAAGCGAATGGAGGCTGGGAAGTTGCACCTGTTGCAGCATTAATTAATTTTGATAAATTTTTTAAATTATTAAGCGAGAAAAAATTTCCCTGTGCTACGTTTATCCGTACACCTGAGGAACTAGAGTATCTACAAGAGCCTGATATTTTCCATGAATTATTTGGTCACTGTCCAATGTTAACGGATCAAACTTATGCTGATGTGATTCAAAACTACGGTAAGCTTGGTGTAGGCGCTCCAGCCTACGTACAAAAAATGTTGGCAAGATTCTATTGGTTTACGGCTGAGTTTGGCTTAATTCAAACAAAAAAAGGCTTACGTTCATATGGTGGTGGTATCTTATCTTCAATTGGTGAAACACTTTATGCGGTAGATGATCCAGCACCTAAGCGTGTTGCATTTGATGCATTGGAAATTTTAAGGACGCCGTATCGTATCGATATTATGCAACCGATTTATTATGTGATTGAATCTTATGAACAGTTATATGCAATTATGAATGAAAAGATTTTAGATTTAATTGAACAAGCAAGGGAGTTGGGTGATCATTCACCATTGTATCCACCAGTAATTGCTGATGCGCATACTAAACCGACTAGTATGCCAGTTTGCTAA
- a CDS encoding 4a-hydroxytetrahydrobiopterin dehydratase — protein sequence MTNVLVEKKCKVCEGGDVLPLTQNEVEKYLKLTPAWQVINDIKIQRVFQFKGFYKTMAFVNAVAWIANKEGHHPDMEVSFNRCIVNFTTHAVDGLTDNDFICAAKVDQLLED from the coding sequence ATGACTAATGTATTAGTTGAAAAAAAATGTAAGGTTTGTGAAGGTGGTGATGTCTTACCATTAACGCAAAATGAAGTTGAAAAATATTTAAAATTAACACCAGCTTGGCAAGTTATTAATGATATAAAAATTCAAAGAGTATTTCAATTTAAAGGATTTTATAAAACAATGGCATTTGTGAATGCTGTTGCATGGATTGCCAATAAAGAAGGTCATCACCCGGATATGGAAGTTAGTTTTAATCGTTGTATTGTTAATTTCACAACACATGCAGTGGATGGCTTAACAGACAATGATTTTATCTGTGCAGCAAAAGTTGACCAATTATTAGAAGACTAA
- the nudE gene encoding ADP compounds hydrolase NudE has translation MSLPKINKITPIAQSKLFNIESVDLTFSNGSQRVYERLSPHHHRSVMVIPMLDEETLLLVREYSVGIEDYTISFPKGLVEAEETLFEGANREMMEEVGKGAKNFEFLTSMMLSPNYMRHSIDIVIATDLYDQQLEGDEPEALEVIEWKLKDIDQLLAQPDLMEARSIAVALMMWKRWVSKDRP, from the coding sequence ATGTCATTACCTAAAATTAATAAAATTACCCCGATCGCACAAAGTAAATTATTTAATATTGAATCAGTTGATTTAACATTTTCTAATGGTAGTCAGCGTGTTTATGAACGACTAAGCCCTCACCATCACCGCTCAGTGATGGTTATTCCAATGCTTGATGAAGAAACCTTGCTGTTGGTTAGGGAGTATAGTGTTGGTATTGAAGACTACACAATTAGTTTTCCTAAAGGCCTTGTTGAAGCAGAAGAAACTTTATTTGAAGGTGCTAATCGTGAAATGATGGAAGAAGTAGGTAAGGGAGCTAAAAACTTTGAATTTTTAACCTCTATGATGCTTTCACCTAATTATATGCGCCATAGTATTGATATTGTTATTGCAACAGATTTGTATGATCAACAGTTAGAAGGTGATGAGCCTGAAGCATTAGAAGTTATTGAATGGAAATTAAAAGATATAGATCAGTTATTAGCGCAACCTGATTTAATGGAAGCCAGAAGCATAGCAGTTGCTTTGATGATGTGGAAACGCTGGGTTAGTAAAGATAGACCATAG
- the gpmI gene encoding 2,3-bisphosphoglycerate-independent phosphoglycerate mutase gives MILDGWGFREEDQDNAINQAGTPNWDRLWQKNAHTLLDASGEVVGLPTGQMGNSEVGHVNIGAGRVVYQELARINQDIQSSDFYHNSVLNNAVEKAVSNNKAIHILGLLSPGGVHSHENHIFEMIRLAYRKGAQKIYLHAFLDGRDTAPKSALNSLKKADDLFNEIGAGFVASICGRYYAMDRDKRWDRVEQAYNLLTLGKAPYSADSATNALEKAYQRGETDEFIKPTIITPNGNPATIEDDDAVIFMNFRSDRARELSYALSDPNFDGFKRQVAPNIRLTTLTKYADDIDSDIAYPPSDIHNSLGEYLSEHGLKQLRIAETEKYAHVTFFFNGGVETIFPGEDRILVPSPKVATYDLQPEMSAYEVTDKLVSAIHSGKYDAIICNYANADMVGHTGKMDAAIKACEALDKCIGLIYTAISAQGGEMIITADHGNADLMKNQQTQMAHTAHTTSLVPALLVSDLRSFEPVISDGRLSDIAPTILSLMGMEIPQEMTGRILFKPKTHIE, from the coding sequence ATGATCTTAGATGGCTGGGGCTTTCGAGAAGAAGATCAAGATAACGCGATTAATCAAGCAGGTACGCCAAATTGGGATCGGCTGTGGCAAAAAAATGCACATACATTACTTGATGCTTCAGGGGAAGTCGTTGGATTACCAACAGGACAAATGGGAAATTCAGAAGTAGGTCATGTTAATATCGGTGCTGGGCGGGTTGTCTACCAGGAACTAGCTCGTATAAACCAAGATATTCAATCCAGTGATTTCTATCATAATAGTGTTTTAAATAATGCGGTTGAAAAAGCTGTTTCAAATAATAAAGCCATTCATATCTTAGGACTATTATCACCAGGTGGTGTTCACAGTCATGAGAATCATATATTTGAAATGATTCGATTAGCCTATCGCAAAGGCGCACAGAAAATTTATCTTCATGCTTTTTTAGATGGTCGTGATACAGCACCTAAAAGTGCACTTAATTCATTAAAAAAAGCAGATGATTTATTTAATGAAATAGGCGCAGGCTTTGTTGCATCAATCTGTGGCCGTTATTATGCCATGGATAGAGATAAGCGCTGGGATCGCGTTGAACAAGCATATAATTTATTGACGTTAGGTAAAGCTCCATACAGTGCAGACTCCGCTACAAATGCATTAGAAAAAGCCTATCAACGTGGTGAAACGGATGAGTTTATTAAGCCAACTATTATTACTCCCAATGGAAATCCAGCTACAATTGAAGATGATGATGCGGTTATTTTTATGAATTTTAGATCTGACCGTGCAAGAGAATTATCTTATGCGTTATCTGATCCAAATTTTGATGGATTTAAGCGACAAGTTGCACCCAATATCCGCTTAACGACGCTTACAAAATATGCTGATGATATTGACAGTGATATTGCATACCCACCTAGCGATATTCATAATAGTTTAGGTGAATATCTATCTGAACATGGCTTAAAACAATTGCGTATTGCTGAAACTGAAAAATATGCCCATGTGACTTTTTTCTTTAATGGTGGCGTTGAAACTATCTTTCCAGGCGAAGATCGTATTTTAGTACCTTCTCCAAAAGTTGCGACTTATGACCTTCAACCAGAAATGAGTGCTTATGAAGTTACTGACAAACTTGTTAGTGCTATTCATTCTGGTAAATATGATGCCATTATCTGTAATTATGCCAATGCCGATATGGTAGGTCATACAGGAAAAATGGATGCAGCAATTAAAGCTTGCGAAGCATTAGATAAGTGTATTGGTTTAATTTACACTGCTATTTCTGCTCAAGGTGGTGAAATGATTATTACAGCAGATCATGGTAATGCTGATTTAATGAAAAATCAACAAACACAAATGGCACATACTGCACATACAACTTCACTTGTTCCTGCACTTTTAGTTAGTGATTTACGATCATTTGAGCCAGTTATTTCTGATGGAAGATTATCTGATATTGCACCGACTATTTTAAGTCTAATGGGTATGGAAATTCCACAAGAGATGACTGGCAGAATATTATTTAAACCAAAAACGCATATTGAATAA
- a CDS encoding PACE efflux transporter yields the protein MTAINTGISIKVRIIHMVLFELFGILIFAPFAALVLAENILTVGTLGIVISLIAMIWNFIYNIIFDKIEANLGKNRFERTPVIRVLHALLFEGGLLIATIPLVAIWLNMSLLQAFITDIAFVVFYLIYAYVYNWCFDKSYLYLMRKYA from the coding sequence ATGACAGCAATCAATACAGGTATATCTATTAAAGTAAGAATCATTCATATGGTTTTATTTGAATTATTTGGCATTTTAATTTTTGCACCATTTGCAGCGCTTGTTTTAGCAGAAAATATCTTAACAGTTGGCACTTTAGGTATTGTAATTTCATTAATCGCCATGATATGGAATTTTATCTATAATATCATCTTTGATAAAATAGAAGCTAATTTAGGTAAAAATCGATTTGAACGTACTCCTGTTATTCGTGTATTACATGCACTTTTATTTGAAGGTGGATTATTAATAGCAACCATACCTTTAGTTGCTATTTGGCTAAATATGAGCTTATTACAAGCATTTATCACGGATATTGCTTTTGTCGTTTTTTATCTTATTTATGCTTATGTTTATAACTGGTGTTTTGATAAAAGTTACCTTTATTTAATGCGTAAATATGCTTAA